A DNA window from Citrobacter tructae contains the following coding sequences:
- a CDS encoding esterase/lipase family protein, which yields MGKNNKEGTTYYRLLWDENSQVYYPTALHPSEKNHTAVFLKTPTKVIPVIFLPGVMGSNLKNAGGEVWQFSVSSLKKWPFASPEKRKLLLDPKTTTVDDSGEIFNEGAEGKKFPSRRERGWGSAFYKSYGEALDKIQYLLNDDDILVDNFFRDYQQKTSRQQFVGVDLGAEKGESALTDAEVDHSYKFLYPLHVFGYNWLQSNADSAALLEKYITKVMGTYHGRLVVNKVILVTHSMGGLVARHYSENMGGQANILGIVHGVMPDLGSPAAYRRMKIGERGIIGMIIGDNAEKLMPVLAQSPGPLQLLPGITYGPGWLRLQSSSGTESLPESDPYEEIYLNKTAWWRLCEQDLLLGDTDSEWTAFQDRIKRNVYKFIEELNGKYHPQTWLFYGASANNPSDAFLTWKEHIPQRVQAELSSRKDAGKPVDLSPLRTHGLISAGTPGDGTVPVTSVRTSSPCIQAALATNVDHEGAYAIDPVDRSRSVYSGLSDALVFTVRSVVKIVQQVPVS from the coding sequence ATGGGTAAAAATAATAAAGAAGGCACGACTTATTACCGGCTCTTATGGGATGAAAATAGTCAGGTTTATTATCCGACCGCCTTACATCCGAGCGAAAAAAATCACACAGCCGTGTTTCTAAAGACCCCGACCAAAGTTATCCCGGTTATTTTTCTGCCTGGCGTCATGGGATCAAACCTGAAAAATGCAGGTGGTGAGGTCTGGCAGTTCAGTGTTTCATCACTTAAAAAATGGCCGTTTGCCAGCCCGGAAAAAAGGAAGTTACTTCTTGATCCGAAGACCACCACGGTGGATGACAGCGGCGAGATTTTTAACGAGGGGGCGGAGGGCAAAAAATTTCCCTCCCGCCGGGAGCGGGGATGGGGGAGCGCGTTTTACAAAAGTTACGGTGAGGCGCTCGACAAGATTCAGTACCTGCTCAATGACGACGATATTCTGGTGGATAACTTTTTCAGGGACTATCAGCAGAAGACGTCCCGGCAGCAGTTTGTTGGCGTTGATCTGGGGGCTGAAAAAGGGGAGTCGGCGCTCACGGATGCAGAGGTGGATCACAGCTACAAGTTCTTATACCCGCTGCACGTCTTTGGTTATAACTGGCTACAGTCCAATGCGGATTCGGCGGCGTTGCTGGAAAAATATATCACCAAGGTGATGGGGACTTATCACGGTCGGCTGGTGGTGAACAAGGTCATTCTGGTCACCCACTCGATGGGTGGGCTGGTTGCCCGGCATTACTCAGAAAACATGGGTGGGCAGGCCAATATTCTGGGGATCGTACACGGTGTGATGCCGGACCTGGGTTCACCGGCGGCGTACCGACGGATGAAAATCGGGGAACGGGGTATTATCGGCATGATTATTGGCGACAATGCGGAGAAACTGATGCCGGTACTGGCCCAGTCCCCCGGTCCGCTACAGCTGCTGCCGGGCATAACCTACGGGCCTGGCTGGCTGAGGCTACAGAGCAGCAGCGGTACGGAGTCCCTGCCAGAGAGCGACCCGTATGAGGAAATTTACCTGAACAAAACGGCTTGGTGGCGGCTGTGTGAGCAGGATTTGCTGCTGGGAGATACTGACAGTGAGTGGACTGCTTTCCAGGACAGGATAAAGCGGAATGTATATAAATTTATCGAAGAACTGAATGGAAAATACCATCCGCAGACCTGGCTATTTTACGGTGCCAGTGCCAACAATCCATCAGATGCATTCCTGACGTGGAAAGAGCACATCCCTCAGCGTGTGCAGGCAGAGCTGAGTAGCCGGAAAGATGCAGGGAAACCCGTCGACCTGTCCCCGTTAAGAACACATGGGCTGATATCGGCCGGGACGCCAGGTGACGGTACCGTGCCGGTCACGTCTGTCCGCACTTCGTCCCCCTGTATTCAGGCCGCGCTGGCCACGAACGTTGACCATGAAGGGGCTTACGCCATTGACCCTGTTGATCGCTCCCGTTCGGTCTACAGCGGCCTGTCTGACGCCCTGGTGTTCACGGTACGTTCGGTGGTGAAAATCGTGCAGCAGGTACCGGTGTCATGA
- a CDS encoding glycoside-pentoside-hexuronide family transporter translates to MKNEILSVKEKIGYGMGDAASHIIFDNVMFYMMFFYTDIFGIPAGFVGTMFLLARALDAISDPCMGLLADRTRSRWGKFRPWVLFGALPFGLVCVLAYSTPDLSLHGKMVYAAITYTLLTLLYTVVNIPYCALGGVITNDPTQRISLQSWRFVLATAGGMFSTVLMMPLVNLLGGEDKALGFQGGIAVLSVVAFLMLAFCFFTTKERVEAAPSSTSMREDLRDIWQNDQWRIVGLLTILNILAVCVRGGAMMYYVTWILGTPEVFVAFLTTYCVGNLIGSALAKPLTDWKCKVSVFWWTNALLAVISLAMFFVPMHANITMFVFIFVIGVLHQLVTPIQWVMMSDTVDYGEWCNGKRLTGISFAGTLFVLKLGLAFGGALIGWMLAGGGYDAAAKTQNSATISIIIGLFTIVPAICYLLSAVIAKRFYTLKTPYLTEVMSQLAQGARRNQQDFTTKELQN, encoded by the coding sequence ATGAAAAATGAAATTCTGTCCGTTAAAGAGAAGATTGGCTACGGGATGGGGGATGCGGCGAGCCACATCATCTTCGATAACGTAATGTTTTATATGATGTTCTTTTATACCGATATTTTTGGCATTCCTGCCGGTTTTGTCGGCACGATGTTTTTACTGGCGCGCGCGCTGGATGCTATTTCAGATCCTTGTATGGGACTGCTGGCCGACCGTACACGGTCACGCTGGGGGAAATTCCGCCCGTGGGTGCTGTTTGGCGCACTGCCGTTTGGCCTGGTTTGTGTGCTCGCCTACAGTACGCCGGACCTCAGTCTGCACGGTAAAATGGTTTATGCTGCAATTACCTACACGCTGCTGACCCTGCTCTATACCGTAGTGAACATCCCCTACTGTGCGCTGGGCGGCGTCATCACTAATGACCCAACGCAACGTATCTCCCTGCAGTCCTGGCGCTTTGTGCTGGCGACGGCGGGCGGCATGTTCTCCACCGTCTTGATGATGCCGCTGGTGAATCTGCTTGGCGGTGAAGATAAAGCGCTGGGTTTTCAGGGTGGGATTGCCGTGCTCTCGGTGGTGGCATTTCTGATGCTGGCATTCTGCTTCTTCACCACCAAAGAACGCGTGGAGGCGGCACCGAGCAGCACCTCGATGCGTGAAGACCTGCGCGACATCTGGCAGAACGATCAGTGGCGTATCGTTGGCCTTCTTACCATTCTCAATATCCTGGCCGTGTGCGTACGCGGCGGGGCGATGATGTATTACGTCACTTGGATCCTGGGTACGCCAGAAGTGTTTGTTGCCTTCCTTACCACCTATTGCGTCGGCAACCTGATCGGCTCTGCGCTGGCAAAACCGCTGACTGACTGGAAATGCAAAGTCAGTGTTTTCTGGTGGACGAACGCTCTGCTGGCGGTCATCAGCCTGGCGATGTTCTTTGTGCCAATGCACGCCAATATCACCATGTTCGTCTTTATCTTCGTGATTGGCGTACTGCATCAGCTCGTCACGCCGATCCAGTGGGTGATGATGTCCGACACCGTTGATTACGGTGAGTGGTGCAACGGTAAACGTCTAACGGGGATCAGCTTTGCAGGTACGTTGTTTGTGCTCAAGTTGGGCCTGGCGTTCGGTGGGGCGCTGATTGGCTGGATGCTGGCAGGTGGTGGCTACGACGCCGCAGCGAAAACCCAGAACAGCGCCACTATTAGCATCATCATCGGACTGTTCACCATTGTCCCGGCTATTTGCTACCTGCTGAGTGCCGTGATTGCCAAACGCTTCTACACCCTGAAAACCCCGTATCTGACTGAAGTCATGAGTCAACTGGCTCAGGGTGCGCGTCGCAATCAGCAGGATTTTACGACGAAAGAATTACAGAACTAA
- the yicI gene encoding alpha-xylosidase translates to MKISDGNWLIQPGLNLINPIQVFEVEQQGNEMIVYVAPRDVRERTWQLDTPLFTLRFFSPQEGVVGVRMEHFQGALDTGPHYPLNVLQDVKVEMHNTADFAELKSGNLSVRVTKGEFWSLDFLRNGERITGSQLKNNGYAQDTNSGRNYMFERLDLGVGETVYGLGERFTALVRNGQTVETWNRDGGTSTEQSYKNIPFYITNRGYGVLVNHPQCVSFEIGSEKVSKVQFSVESEYLEYFVIDGPTPKDVLNRYTQFTGRPALPPAWSFGLWLTTSFTTNYDEATVNSFIDGMAERSLPLHVFHFDCFWMKAFQWCDFEWDPLTFPDPEGMIRRLKEKGLKVCVWINPYIGQKSPIFNELKEKGYLLKRPDGSLWQWDKWQPGLAIYDFTNPQACEWYANKLKGLVDIGVDCFKTDFGERIPTDVQWFDGSDPQKMHNHYAYIYNELVWNVLKETVGEEEAVLFARSASVGAQQFPVHWGGDCYANYESMAESLRGGLSIGMSGFGFWSHDIGGFENTAPTHVYKRWCAFGLLSSHSRLHGSKSYRVPWAYDDESCDVVRYFTEQKCRMMPYLYREAARASAHGTPMMRAMMLEFPDDPACDYLDRQYMLGDSVMVAPVFSEAGDVQFYLPEGRWTHLWRNDEVAGSRWHKQQHDFLSLPVYVRENTLLALGSNNQKPDYAWHEGTAFQLFHLQEGREAICEVPAADGSVIFTLNAKRVGNTITVQGVGEARNWTLCLRNVQKIGGIKCGSHLDSELGVVITPQGSELTITL, encoded by the coding sequence ATGAAAATTAGCGATGGAAATTGGCTGATTCAACCCGGCCTAAATTTGATCAATCCGATTCAGGTGTTTGAGGTTGAACAGCAAGGTAATGAGATGATTGTCTATGTTGCGCCGCGCGACGTGCGTGAACGTACCTGGCAGTTGGATACGCCGCTGTTTACTCTGCGCTTCTTCTCACCGCAGGAAGGCGTGGTGGGCGTGCGTATGGAGCACTTTCAGGGGGCGCTGGATACCGGCCCGCATTACCCGCTAAATGTGCTGCAGGATGTGAAGGTCGAGATGCACAACACCGCCGACTTTGCCGAACTGAAGAGCGGTAACTTGAGCGTGCGCGTCACCAAAGGTGAGTTCTGGTCACTGGACTTCCTGCGTAATGGCGAGCGTATCACGGGCAGCCAGCTAAAAAACAACGGCTATGCCCAGGATACCAACAGCGGGCGCAACTATATGTTCGAGCGCCTGGATCTGGGTGTCGGCGAAACCGTCTACGGTCTGGGTGAACGCTTTACCGCGCTGGTGCGTAACGGGCAAACAGTAGAAACCTGGAACCGCGACGGTGGTACCAGTACCGAACAATCTTACAAGAACATCCCGTTCTATATCACCAACCGTGGCTACGGTGTGCTGGTGAATCATCCGCAGTGCGTGTCGTTTGAAATCGGCTCTGAAAAGGTGTCGAAAGTGCAGTTCAGCGTGGAAAGCGAGTATCTGGAATACTTCGTCATCGACGGCCCGACGCCGAAGGACGTGTTGAACCGTTACACCCAATTCACGGGCCGTCCGGCGCTGCCGCCAGCCTGGTCGTTCGGCCTGTGGCTGACCACGTCGTTCACGACCAATTACGACGAAGCGACGGTCAACAGCTTTATCGACGGCATGGCTGAACGCAGCTTGCCGCTGCACGTTTTCCACTTTGACTGCTTCTGGATGAAAGCCTTCCAGTGGTGCGACTTCGAGTGGGATCCGCTGACCTTCCCGGACCCGGAAGGCATGATCCGCCGCCTGAAAGAGAAAGGGCTGAAGGTCTGCGTGTGGATTAACCCATATATCGGTCAGAAATCACCGATTTTCAACGAACTAAAAGAGAAAGGTTATCTGCTCAAGCGCCCGGATGGCTCCCTGTGGCAATGGGATAAATGGCAGCCTGGCCTGGCGATTTATGACTTCACCAATCCACAAGCCTGTGAATGGTATGCCAACAAGCTGAAAGGCTTGGTGGACATCGGCGTGGATTGCTTCAAAACTGACTTTGGCGAGCGCATCCCAACGGATGTCCAGTGGTTCGACGGCTCCGATCCACAGAAAATGCACAACCATTATGCATATATCTACAACGAACTTGTGTGGAACGTACTCAAAGAAACCGTGGGTGAAGAAGAGGCCGTACTGTTCGCCCGTTCTGCGTCCGTGGGAGCGCAGCAGTTTCCGGTGCACTGGGGCGGTGACTGCTATGCCAACTACGAGTCGATGGCGGAAAGCCTGCGAGGTGGTTTATCCATCGGTATGTCCGGTTTTGGTTTCTGGAGCCACGATATCGGCGGCTTCGAAAATACCGCACCAACCCATGTCTACAAACGCTGGTGTGCGTTCGGGCTGCTCTCCAGCCATAGTCGCTTGCATGGCAGCAAATCTTACCGTGTGCCGTGGGCGTACGACGACGAGTCCTGCGATGTGGTGCGCTACTTTACCGAGCAGAAATGCCGCATGATGCCGTATCTGTATCGCGAAGCGGCCCGTGCCAGTGCGCACGGAACGCCAATGATGCGCGCAATGATGCTGGAATTCCCGGACGATCCGGCGTGCGACTACCTCGACCGTCAGTACATGCTGGGCGATAGTGTGATGGTGGCGCCGGTGTTCAGTGAGGCGGGCGATGTGCAGTTTTACTTGCCGGAAGGACGCTGGACGCACCTATGGCGCAACGATGAGGTGGCGGGTAGCCGCTGGCATAAACAGCAGCACGACTTCCTGAGTCTGCCGGTCTACGTGCGTGAAAACACCCTGCTGGCGCTGGGCAGCAATAACCAGAAGCCGGATTACGCCTGGCACGAAGGGACGGCATTCCAGTTGTTCCACCTGCAAGAGGGCAGGGAAGCGATTTGTGAAGTCCCGGCGGCTGACGGCTCGGTTATCTTCACGCTGAATGCGAAACGTGTGGGTAATACCATCACCGTGCAAGGTGTCGGTGAAGCGCGTAACTGGACGCTGTGCCTGCGTAATGTTCAGAAAATTGGCGGCATTAAATGCGGGTCGCACCTGGATAGCGAGCTGGGTGTAGTCATCACTCCACAGGGCAGTGAGCTGACGATTACCCTTTAA
- a CDS encoding AsmA family protein, whose amino-acid sequence MKFIGKLLLYVLIALAVAILGLYFLLQTRWGAEHVSAWVSENSSYHLAFDAIDHRFSSPSHILLANVTFGRDGQPATLVAKTVDIGLSSRQITDPMHVDTILLQSGTLNLSQQTAPLPFQADRLQLQDMALNSPGSEWNLSAQRVNGGVIPWSPEAGKILGSKAQIQLSASSLTLNDVPTTNVLIEGSIDHDRVTLSNIGADVARGALTGVAQRNPDGSWVVENLRLNDIRLQSDKSLADFFAPLMSVPSLQIGRLEVTDARLQGPDWAVTDLDLSLRNMTFSKDDWQTQEGKLSMNASEFIYGSLHFFDPILNAEFSPQGIALRQFTTRWEGGMVRTSGNWLRSNKALVLDDTAVAGLEYTLPENWKQLWMTPLPAWLNNLTLKKFSASRNLVIDIDPTFPWQLTALDGYGANLGLVQNNQWGVWSGSATLNAAAATFNRTDVRRPSLALTANSSTINISELSAYTEKGLLEATASISQLPQRQTQVSLNGRGVPMAILQQWGWPALPISGDGNIQLAASGNMQADKPLKPTVNGQLHAVNAEKQQVTQTMQAGVVSGGEVTSTEAAPGQ is encoded by the coding sequence ATGAAATTTATTGGAAAGCTGCTTCTTTACGTGCTGATCGCCCTTGCAGTGGCGATCCTCGGCCTGTATTTTCTACTGCAAACCCGCTGGGGCGCAGAGCATGTCAGCGCCTGGGTCTCGGAGAACAGCAGCTACCATCTGGCATTTGATGCCATCGATCACCGGTTTTCTTCCCCCTCTCACATTCTCCTGGCAAACGTTACTTTTGGCCGGGATGGTCAGCCCGCCACGCTGGTAGCAAAAACGGTCGATATTGGATTGAGCAGCCGCCAAATCACCGACCCGATGCACGTGGACACCATTCTGCTACAAAGCGGTACGTTGAATCTTTCCCAACAGACCGCGCCGCTGCCATTCCAGGCCGATCGCCTGCAGTTGCAGGATATGGCGCTCAACAGCCCCGGCAGTGAGTGGAACCTCAGCGCTCAACGCGTGAATGGCGGCGTCATTCCCTGGAGCCCTGAAGCCGGTAAAATTCTCGGCAGCAAAGCACAAATTCAGCTCAGCGCCAGTTCGTTGACGCTAAACGACGTTCCCACCACTAACGTGTTGATTGAAGGCAGCATTGATCATGATCGGGTGACGCTCAGCAACATTGGCGCAGACGTGGCGCGTGGCGCATTAACCGGAGTTGCGCAGCGGAATCCAGACGGCAGTTGGGTTGTGGAGAATCTGCGACTGAACGATATTCGACTACAAAGCGACAAATCTTTGGCCGACTTTTTTGCACCATTAATGTCTGTCCCCTCCCTGCAAATTGGTCGACTTGAGGTAACAGACGCCCGTCTGCAAGGCCCTGATTGGGCGGTAACGGATCTCGATCTCAGCTTGCGCAACATGACGTTCAGCAAGGACGACTGGCAAACCCAGGAAGGAAAACTGTCGATGAACGCCAGCGAGTTTATCTACGGCTCACTGCACTTCTTCGATCCCATCCTCAACGCCGAGTTCTCACCGCAGGGCATTGCGCTACGCCAGTTCACCACCCGCTGGGAAGGCGGCATGGTCAGAACGTCTGGTAACTGGCTGCGTAGCAACAAAGCGCTGGTCCTCGACGATACCGCCGTTGCCGGGCTGGAATATACGCTGCCAGAAAACTGGAAACAGCTATGGATGACCCCCCTGCCGGCCTGGCTGAACAACCTGACGCTGAAAAAATTCAGCGCCAGCCGTAATCTGGTGATTGATATCGATCCAACATTCCCGTGGCAGCTCACCGCGCTGGACGGTTATGGCGCTAACCTCGGACTGGTACAGAATAATCAGTGGGGGGTCTGGAGCGGTAGCGCCACGCTCAATGCCGCTGCAGCGACGTTTAACCGCACCGACGTGCGCCGCCCTTCTCTGGCGCTTACGGCGAACAGCAGCACGATCAATATCAGCGAACTGAGTGCATATACGGAAAAAGGGCTGCTGGAGGCTACCGCCAGCATCTCTCAGCTTCCGCAGCGTCAGACACAGGTCAGCCTGAACGGGCGCGGCGTGCCAATGGCTATTCTGCAACAGTGGGGATGGCCTGCGCTGCCGATTTCCGGCGACGGCAACATCCAGCTCGCCGCCAGCGGCAATATGCAGGCAGATAAGCCGCTCAAGCCCACGGTGAACGGCCAACTGCATGCGGTTAATGCAGAGAAGCAACAGGTGACGCAGACCATGCAGGCGGGGGTAGTATCTGGCGGAGAAGTGACGTCGACCGAGGCGGCTCCAGGGCAGTGA
- the xanP gene encoding xanthine/proton symporter XanP produces MSVNAVEPTNAQPVAQAHNSELIYRLEDRPPLAQTLFAACQHLLAMFVAVITPALLICQALGLPAQDTQHIISMSLFASGVASIIQIKAWGPVGSGLLSIQGTSFNFVAPLIMGGTALKTGGADVPTMMAALFGTLMLASCTEMVISRVLHLARRIITPLVSGVVVMIIGLSLIQVGLTSIGGGYAAMSDNTFGAPKNLMLAGVVLALIILLNRQRNPYLRVASLVIAMAAGYLLAWFMDMLPQNTAPVSQDLIMVPTPLYYGLGIDWNLLLPLMLVFMITSLETIGDITATSDVSEQPVSGPLYMKRLKGGVLANGLNSFVSAVFNTFPNSCFGQNNGVIQLTGVASRYVGFVVALMLIVLGLFPAVSGFVQHIPEPVLGGATLVMFGTIAASGVRIVSREPLNRRAILIIALSLAVGLGVSQQPLILQFAPDWVKNLLSSGIAAGGITAIVLNLVFPPEKQ; encoded by the coding sequence ATGTCCGTTAACGCCGTAGAGCCAACAAATGCGCAACCGGTTGCGCAGGCTCACAACAGTGAACTGATTTACCGTCTTGAAGATCGCCCCCCGTTAGCTCAGACCCTGTTTGCCGCCTGTCAGCACCTGCTGGCCATGTTCGTCGCGGTGATCACGCCTGCCCTGCTTATCTGCCAGGCGCTCGGTTTACCGGCTCAGGATACTCAACACATTATCAGTATGTCGCTGTTCGCATCCGGCGTGGCTTCTATCATTCAGATCAAAGCCTGGGGGCCGGTCGGCTCAGGGCTGTTATCTATTCAGGGAACCAGTTTTAACTTTGTGGCACCGTTGATTATGGGCGGTACGGCACTGAAAACCGGCGGCGCAGATGTCCCAACCATGATGGCGGCATTGTTCGGCACACTGATGCTGGCAAGCTGCACCGAGATGGTTATCTCACGCGTACTGCATCTGGCGCGCCGTATTATCACCCCACTGGTTTCAGGCGTGGTGGTGATGATCATCGGCCTGTCACTGATTCAAGTAGGCCTGACGTCAATTGGCGGCGGTTACGCAGCCATGAGCGACAATACCTTTGGTGCACCGAAGAATCTGATGCTGGCTGGCGTCGTGCTGGCGCTTATTATTCTGCTTAACCGCCAGCGCAACCCATACCTGCGCGTTGCGTCACTGGTGATCGCAATGGCGGCGGGCTACCTGCTGGCTTGGTTTATGGATATGCTGCCGCAAAATACCGCGCCGGTGAGTCAGGACCTGATCATGGTGCCAACACCGCTGTACTATGGCCTCGGCATCGACTGGAATTTACTGCTACCGCTGATGCTGGTCTTTATGATCACCTCGCTGGAAACCATTGGTGATATTACCGCCACTTCCGATGTCTCCGAGCAACCGGTTTCCGGCCCGCTGTATATGAAACGCCTGAAAGGCGGCGTGCTGGCGAACGGACTGAACTCATTTGTTTCTGCCGTGTTCAACACATTCCCGAACTCCTGTTTCGGACAGAACAACGGGGTCATCCAGTTAACCGGCGTTGCCAGCCGCTATGTCGGTTTTGTGGTGGCGCTGATGCTGATTGTGCTGGGCTTGTTCCCTGCGGTCAGTGGTTTTGTACAGCACATTCCAGAACCGGTTCTGGGCGGCGCCACACTGGTGATGTTCGGTACCATCGCCGCATCCGGGGTGCGCATTGTTTCTCGCGAGCCGCTGAACCGTCGCGCAATCCTAATAATCGCCCTGTCGCTGGCTGTCGGATTGGGTGTCTCCCAGCAGCCGCTGATCCTGCAGTTTGCCCCGGACTGGGTGAAAAACCTGCTCTCTTCCGGCATTGCCGCAGGTGGTATTACCGCTATCGTTCTGAACCTCGTTTTCCCGCCAGAAAAACAATAA